aatccATAAACTTACAGTAACACATTAAAACTacatagaaagatatacagttataaatccataaacgttacagtaatacacattaaaactgcatagaaagatatacagttataaatccATAAACGTTTCAGTAATACATATTAAAACTGcatagaaagatatacagttataaatccataaacgttacagtaatacacattaaaactacatagaaagatatacagttataaatccataaacgttacagtaatacacattaaaactacatagaaagatatacagttataacTCCATAAACGTTACAGTAACACACATTAAAACTacatagaaagatatacagttataacTCCATAAACGTTACAGTAACACACATTAAAACTacatagaaagatatacagttataaatccataaacgttacagtaatacacattaaaactacatagaaagatatacagttataaatccataaacgttacagtaatacacattaaaactacatagaaagatatacagttataaaCTCCATAAACgttacagtaatacacattaaaactacatagaaagatatacagttataaatccataaacgttacagtaatacacattaaaactacatagaaagatatacagttataaatccataaacgttacagtaatacacattaaaactacatagaaagatatacagttataaatccataaacgttacagtaatacacattaaaactacatagaaagatatacagttataaatccataaacgttacagtaatacacattaaaactacatagaaagatatacagttataaatccataaacgttacagtaatacacattaaaactacatagaaagatatacagttataaatccataaacgttacagtaacacacattaaaactacatagaaagatatacagttataaatccataaacgttacagtaatacacattaaaactacatagaaagatatacagttataacTCCATAAACGTTACAGTAACACACATTAAAACTacatagaaagatatacagttataacTCCATAAACgttacagtaatacacattaaaactacatagaaagatatacagttataaatccataaacgttacagtaacacacattaaaactacatagaaagatatacagttataacTCCATAAACgttacagtaatacacattaaaactacatagaaagatatacagttataaatccataaacgttacagtaatacacattaaaactacatagaaagatatacagttataaatccataaacgttacagtaaaacacatttaaactacatagaaagatatacagttataacTCCATAAATGTTACAGGATACACATTTAAACTacatagaaagatatacagttataaatccATAAACGTTTCAGTAACACACATTAAAACTacatagaaagatatacagttataaatccATAAACGTTTCAGTAACACACATTAAAACTacatagaaagatatacagtgATAAATCCATAAACgttacagtaatacacattaaaactacatagaaagatatacagttataaatccataaacgttacagtaacacacattaaaactacatagaaagatatacagttataaatccataaacgttacagtaatacacattaaaactacatagaaagatatacagttataaatccATAAACGTTTCAGTAACACACATTAAAACTacatagaaagatatacagttataacTCCATAAATGTTACAGGATACACATTTAAACTacatagaaagatatacagttataaatccATAAACGTTTCAGTAACACACATTAAAACTacatagaaagatatacagttataaatccataaacgttacagtaatacacattaaaactacatagaaagatatacagttataaatccATAAACGTTTCAGTAACACACATTAAAACTacatagaaagatatacagttataaatccataaacgttacagtaacacacattaaaactacatagaaagatatacagttataaatccATAAACGTTTCAGTAACACACATTAAAACTacatagaaagatatacagttataacTCCATAAATGTTACAGGATACACATTTAAACTacatagaaagatatacagttataaatccATAAACGTTTCAGTAACACACATTAAAACTacatagaaagatatacagttataaatccATAAACGTTATAGTAACACACATTAAAACTacatagaaagatatacagttcGGGACgaataattttaacattaaagGTTCAGTAAAACAGATTGAACTGTATGTTATTTAAGATTATATAGTAACAGACAAAGACTAGGATGCTTAAGGTTATTGGGTCACTTTAAACTTGTGTTCATTAAATTTTTTACCATTACAGTTTGATTATTTTGACAATCAAATGTTGGAATAATCACCGATAATATCAAATGATTATTACTgttgatattatattttatgcTCCATTCTTGTATATTGTGCATGCTATCCTGTTCCAATTTAATTTCTTCTCTTTTATTTTCAGACAATCAGGAGAAAAACTTTGAGATATATAAAACAGACATAACAGCTCCTGGATTCAGAGAATATCACGAACTGTTACAGACATTCATCCTCTTTTTTATCGATGCTGCGTCCTATATAGATGTGGACGATGACAGATGGATGTTCTATTTGTTGTGAGTGTGTATACTATATTGTATTCTATTTGATTCccattttttctgtttttaccCAAACAAAAGTCATTGATTAAATGATAGCAAGACTCGAAAACAGGGTAGTAAATCAGATGCATTTTCGATGAAGTCCACTTTTAGCagttttattgaattaaaacttTTTGTCTTAAAAATACCTTGCCGGTGCAACTGAAGTAGGGGGACTATAGATTTCATCGCCTTCTATTTGTCTGTGTGCATTGCGTCATTGCTCTTACTTCTTCAATTCTTAAATGATTATGAAACTTTacatttttttagatatttaatAATCTTGGACATGTTTGAATTTCAAGATGATCAGATAAAGGTCAATGTCACTGTTACTCTATTCAGAAAGACATTGTTTGCACTCCAACTGCTTTGTTCTTTAAGGATGATAAGTTGTGAGAACAGACAGGGGACATGTATTGCTTTTTCTCAGTATGGTTAACTAATTTTGTATTGATACGACTATAGATTGTATCAATCAGCCACTTATGATTATTTcacttttcaaaattttgtaatCATATCTAACATCACATAGCCATGATGCACACTGTTCTTTTGAAAATAACTGGTTATGTGGTACCATGCTAAAAATCTTTCAAGGATTTTGAATCctgttttgattaattattgAGAAAAGTTCAAGAATTTTGGGATATTGTGTTGAAGAATACTTATATTTTTATGACAATGATGCTATGAGACAAAATGTTACCAATAAGAAGATTTTGTAATATGCTAGAAACTCTACAGAATATTTGCTGCTTTATTGGTGAATTGTTTTGATACATTGTAGGTTTGAGAAGTACAAGGTAGATGGAAACCCAGCTTATGCTATAGCAGGATACATGACCGTGTATAATTACTACGCCTATCCAGAGAAAGTTCGTCCCAGAATAAGGTAATCAGCAACATGTTGGTGTTTTATTGTAAAGTTGTGGTGTCAAAGTCAAACacatatctatatttacacttgctaggcttgttcactatacgcaagtactagccgattttgtttaccataactgcatggtaacattgaactttgaacttgcttatgaaaatgttctatgtcacgtaaaggggctacttttttaaaagaaacagatggctttgtttacattttgatgcaacattacgtgtaaattgttgtttttcatagaattttggaaaaatttaaacaatacatatatgttttatatttatatatgatacaaacgttttataaattaacaattgtataaagaaactggaaaaaatatcccgaccagTGCGACATGCAgttctttcatttttgttaaaaatgatggatgtcaaatgtaaacattagcctacctctgtgtctgtgttcgttcTATGATCGAGTCTTttggtggacgggcgtgagaccctctgacagaggtcagttattaACATATCAtattgtctttgttctttgagaattaaatcgtgtgatagtgtattataaaacatgcaacgcttagtaatccacgtgttgacattTACGcctcaccacaaatacattgtatccatcgaacacaagtgaatctatcaatggcgatggatctaagcgtagattatataatcacatggctcccaaggatgtaggcctaatatcgtcaagtcagatgacaatctcaaacacattgagctacttgaacagCAGGGTTTTGACAACTTtggcaaactccagtgtgtaagcgtgcatcagcttcgcctcgctgcacaataacggtcactgagttcacacatgtggctgAGTACAAATACTtcatgttattacgctatattttaacttttagcaaaattgaatatatattaaagttctgatctgattaaataaaattatctctgaaatttactttgtttgtcaggtttattttacactaaaatattgaacatttttttcgTCACGGATGAATAACTCtatcttacgtgaagagtcatcattcactgttcaattgagtaagctcctcccacttttgaccgacttctattgaataattacgtcactttcaaatgacgattgtattgcataaaacataaataaaaagtcgtgtgagtgtaaatataggaattggatttcgcttttatgttaaccatgcttgtatggagccattcctctaagaatatattcaatataacgcgcccatagaatatattcttacagtaattgctccatacaagcatggttaacataaaagcaaaatccaatccctatatgtgTTTGTAACTTGATTGTTGTCTGAAATAATGCCTTTGAATAGGAAATGTATGGTCACCATGCCTACTaaattttcttcttcttttttcaaTTACAGCCAAGTATTAGTTTTACCGCCTTTCCAAAAACAAGGTCATGGAGGTCACCTAATTCAGACATTTTACAATGATTGTTACACTAGGTCAGAGGTCATGGATATTACAGGTAAAATGTGAAAGAATTGTTgactttcaaggtcacattgtTCATTTAACTTTGATAATCCTTTTGCAAAACTTGTATTACCCTTATAATATGTGTGAGTATGACACatgaaattattatcatttttcccTGTTTTAGCAGTTAATTAGCATATTTTAACAAGAGACCTTAATTAGTATATTTTAACAAGGGAACAATGgttatttctaatataaatcACAAGGACTTAAACAAcctttatttaaaaacattcaaattgCATATCTAACCAGAAAAcaaagattatatatatatataagatttgAATATGAATGTTATGATCAACTGATATGATTTGGGAAGTGATTTCTTCTTTTCAATCTTTGAGTGATGCCTATTTACTTCAGTTGAAGATCCTTCAGAAAATTTCCAGAGGTTACGCGACTTTATTGATGCAAGGAACTGCATGAGGCTGACCAGTTACGAGACTTCAAAACTCAAGGACGGCTTTACAGAGGACATGGCGAAGGAAGCTAGAGAAAAGCTCAAGCTTAACAAAGTAAGTAATTGTCAGCTTATCAAATTAAGTGGAGATTTATAGAATCATAGATGTGTCTTTAATTGGACAAGAATCAACCCTAAAGTAACGAGTTTGAGTTTGACATATAGATATAAAGGATGACTgaattaccatatatggaagaGACAAAGTTCCTGTGCGAGTTATTCCTCTTGTAGTCATGCACATGATGGGAATTGATTGTTCATGGAAAGTGTGATTCATGAATGGCATTCATTTACTAAGCATAGCAACCTGTAGTATCCCCTGCGAGCCACAGTTTTGATAATACATTTTCACCGCACACCATTTTGGTGAAATTCAGCGTTTTTTAACAATAATGATTAAAATCTACTGTTTTATTTTACAGCTAATACAAACAACCAGGACGTTAtcagacattttatttttaatctgaTGTTTTGGAAAAAGCATTTGAATTAAGAGTTGtgataatcagaaacatataataCAGAGGCAGATGTGCCTTTGTATGTGCTATATGATAAGGATATGTtgatttaaaatcattattgttCAAAAACACTGCATTTCCGGAAATCAGCATGCtaagaaaatgtttataatttatcaaTACTCCTGGAggatttgattttaaaataatataaccAAAATTGTAGTTCACAGGGGAAATTAAGGACAGTGCCCCCTGAACATACTACAGGTTGCTATGCTTAGTAAATGAATCCCATTCATAAATCATACTTTCCATTGACCAATATGCGTACAAATCACGTGCATGACTATAAGGGGAATATCTCGCACAGGAGTCTTCTCTCTTCCATATATGGTATATTCAGTCGGCAGGGCTTTTTCTTGGGTCTCTCAGGGGTCGATattcggccccattcccaatgaaATTTAGGTTAAAATTTTCCCAATTTCATAGATTTTTCCCcaatctgaaaatattttagattgCCCTAATAATTGTCCCACCACTTTTCGGATTTGCAATCGAACGCACCCAAAAAAAGGCGGCCATGACAGGTGAGTTGACTGGCCGAGAATGCAGGTAAACTAACCAAGATACAGACGCAAAACAGCAACCAGGCATGAAAATTGGATTATGAATGGCAATCACCAATTAATTAACACCTCCAGCACAATATCCGAAGTCCTGTCTGTAGGTATTTTGGGCACATGGCCCACCTCAGTTTGGTATGGTTAGCGTGCTATGTCAGTCAATGAGTGACAGCCTAGTGTTGAGGTTTCGTCTGCAATTTCATCGGTCAAACATAAGTTGTAAATTGAACATTTTGTTTAAATCCATACTTAgtgtaatatatttcattttcaaacttcttttataatttacagaGTGTATTTGCCATAATTTCTGCGTTGTTCAGATACCTTTgtgttttattaggtcatctgaccctatTGCCATCATACACCGTCCGTTGTCGTGCGCCATCCGCcatgcgccgtgcgtaaacttttcattcaaacgacttcctctcaataaccaaaaggcccagggtactgatatttggcctgtagcatgctgggacaaagggctaccaagtttgttcatatgaatgaccttgaccttcattcagggtcagaggggtcaaaaaggccaaaatctttaaaagacttcttctcaagaccccgaaggcccagggtactgatatttggcctgtagcatgctgggatgaagggataccaagtttgttaaaataaatgaccttgaccttcattcacggtcacaggggtcaaataggctaaaaatcctttaaacaacttcttgtgaataccTAACtggcctagatacctgatattgggcccataacatgcttggatgaagggctattaagtttgttcaaatgaatgaccttgatcttcattcaaggtcacaggggtcaaaaaggctaaaatctttaaacgacttcttctcaagaacagaaaggcccaggatatTCATATTGAGCCTGCAGCATGTTTGGATAAattgctaccaagtttgttaaaataaatgaccttgacatcaTTCAAGGTCCCAGGGTCAAATACggtaggctaaaaatcctttaaacaacttcttgtgaataactaagaggcctagagacctgatattgggcctgtgaaatgctgggatgaaggtctaccaagtttgttcaaatgaatgaccttgatcttcattcaaggtcacagaggtcaaatttGCTAAACAAAAGTCTTTAAACAACTACATTGtgttgtgctaatagtcagatgaccgttaaggcccatgggcctcttgttcaaatgaatgaacttgatcttcattcaaggtcacagaggtcaaataagctgaaatctttaaacggctacattgtgttgtgctaatagtcatgactgttaaggcccacgggcctcttgtttaggGCAGAATACTTTTCTATTTATAAACGTTTTATATAACATCATGCAGtttaaattacatattaaagataaattttgTATTCTCTCCTACTGAACATGGACTTAATGAATCTTTATTTCCCTCTATATATTTTGAATGGAAGGACAATAAAGAATTAATAAGATTGGCTATTTTCAATGGGAGCACCTAGATAAATCTAGGTACTATTAGTATCTGTCAttgaagacaaaataaaagagagataaaatgcatatttgatcATTTTATTGCCTTTTGACAAAAGAACATTTACGTCGATATGCCGATGAATTTTCCCAAATTCACACAGGGGCCTTTTCCCAATTTACCTAGAAAAAGCCCCGGTCGACCGGACATAAGGATATTTGAGTGATTGATTCATGTTCttaaagagagagaaaaatatatatatatactcaagCATCCTGGGTTATAAAAAGAGGGGTATTACCCATTCTTTACAATTTAgatacattatttgttttatttctaagTAACAAAAAATTAACATCATTATTGTGATTTCATAGCTATGTAGCTATGACTGAGATTTCTTTTCCCTTTGGATACCCGATGAAGAAGTTGTTACTGAACACTTTCTACCAGTATACACAAAAAAGACTTAATTGCCTTGGTTTAAACAGAGTTGTTATAGTTGTCAAAAAGGATACCAGTTGATTTATAttctattttgataatttcagaGACAGTCAAGAAGAATATACGAGATCCTCAGACTGAAAGCTACAGACACAAGTAATAAGGATATGTACAGAGCCTATAGGCTGGATATCAAACGGCGACTGAATGCTCCCTTTCAGGTCAGTGATCTAACTGATCTtatgataataattaatatacGATGGACCCCCTATAATCTGAACGCCGACTAAGAACACAGAATTTAGCAGtccatatagggattggatttcgcttttatttcaaccatgcttgtatggagcaattcctctaagaatatattcattAAGGGGTGCGATATGTGTCTGAGATTGTCATCTTACTTGATGATAAATAATCTATGGTAGATTCATCAATAGAAGGAACAACTTGtattcgatggatacaatgtatttgtggtgacgagtaactgtcaacacgtggattactagcggtgcatgttttataatacacatgattaaattctcaaaaaaCAAGAGGATATGTTCATAACTGAACTCTGTCAGAGGgcctcacgcccgtccaccccaagaggaaatgtttacatttgacatccatcattttttttaacattcaaGCAATGCGTGTCACCctggtcgggatatttttcccgtttctttatacaattgttaatttaaaaaatgtttgtattatctataaatataatacatttatgtgttgtttacattttccgaAATTCTatgaaataacaataatatacacgtaatgttgcgtcaaaatgtaaacaaggccatgtgtttcttttaaaaaaacgTAGTCCCTTTACATTGCAtggaacattttcatacgcaagttcaaagttcaatgtcaccatgcagttatggtaaacaaactCGGCTAGTATTTGCATATAGTGAACACAcatagcaagtgtaaatatattgaaatgtcAGGAAACAATTTACCATAGTGTTACATATTGACTAAGAACCTAGAATTTAGCAGTCCAGAAAATTTGTAATCCAGTCGGTTAtgctgggaacgaaggtgtccagaTTATGAAGGGCTCGCTGTATAGGAGCTAGAGTTATTAATTTGGggttttgtacatatatcatagtgatatatataataatgctaATTAAGCAAGAATATCATGTTGACTGAAATCGTAACCCAACAGCATGAACACTTATCTACTAAATTGCACATAGCCTAAACACGGTTTATGCTTCTGTTTTAGATGTTGAAAGTGTTAAAGTGTATCCATAAACGTGGTGTAAACCACATGGGCTTATAACAAAATAAGTTTACGGAGGGGGATCAGCATGCTGAGTATATATTTTACTGCATATGTTCCCCTAGGacactagttgtgcatattgaggGTAAAAGGAGAGATCATTTTTTGGTTGGCACCAAAATCCATTATCTTATTTGAATGcgttttaacttgcattgtcagctttaagacATATTTCTACCAGGAAGTGATTTTATTATAAAGTATCTGCACCCCTGAAATGCTTGATGTTTTTACTCCCACAGAAAAAAGGCCGCGACTTTGATAAGTTGGAGAAAGTGTTACGCCCAGATGAGCTGTCAGCAACATTGAGTTGTTTGTCCAAAGAACAGAGACTTGCATACCTTGAGAATTCATTTCAAGAAAATTTAGAAATGTACCAGCATGTCATCGAACGTCTGAACATGGCTATATAGGAAAAAGGATAGAGGGAGAGAGACTTACCATTAAACTTTCCAACATGTTACACAGGTATCAGgaattcaggtcaattttatCTGAAAGATAAAATTTTCCTGTGCATACATATTACAGGATAGAAGTTTGAGGGAAAGTAGTACAATATATTATTAAACATCTCGCAGTGAGTGAAGGTGAATATAATGCATTATTTCTCTCTCAACAGAGTGCTGAATCACTTTTCCTGTTAAAATGGGAGAGTGAATGATTTCATTTCAGTGTTAAAAACAGTATGACTGTTTGTCACTGATAAGTCTCCTGGTGTTGTATCACTGTGGTTAActaaaaaggattttatttgTGTCAGATAGTGATAACTGTGTACCAAGAATAGTGTCAAGCCAATACAATAAAGATTAATTGTAGGTATGGGAATTCTCCTGAAACATGGCTGATACTGCAACTTATATATGCTACTCACGTGGAATGGTAGTTTAGTAATATTGCATGGTTAGCATTGTTTCAAAAGCAATTAATGATGGTATTAACAAGAATGAATATCAAATGTTCTAAATTAAGGAAGACAGTACTCACAAACAATTTGTTATGATGTTTTAGTATTAAACTCAGGCCTTTGTTGAAGAAAATCAATTGTTATAGAATGTTGTATTGTGATTCCATGTGCAGCATGACCACCAGCgataaccatggtaaccaatgTGGTAGTCTGTAACATGTGTTGTAGGTTTAGATCATTAGTGTCTGAAAATCTTCAGATAACTTTGATAGTCAT
This genomic window from Argopecten irradians isolate NY chromosome 4, Ai_NY, whole genome shotgun sequence contains:
- the LOC138320941 gene encoding histone acetyltransferase type B catalytic subunit-like isoform X2, translating into MFYSAARLSTYVNMKYSDKVTPQRFDGIQPDNVMGTLNRKLPPGYITNKDMFLASLEKDASFKPYGEMMHSYKVIKDNQEKNFEIYKTDITAPGFREYHELLQTFILFFIDAASYIDVDDDRWMFYLLFEKYKVDGNPAYAIAGYMTVYNYYAYPEKVRPRISQVLVLPPFQKQGHGGHLIQTFYNDCYTRSEVMDITVEDPSENFQRLRDFIDARNCMRLTSYETSKLKDGFTEDMAKEAREKLKLNKRQSRRIYEILRLKATDTSNKDMYRAYRLDIKRRLNAPFQKKGRDFDKLEKVLRPDELSATLSCLSKEQRLAYLENSFQENLEMYQHVIERLNMAI
- the LOC138320941 gene encoding histone acetyltransferase type B catalytic subunit-like isoform X1, giving the protein MAGTSISFMKDRLEAFKCSANEAIHFKLVRQQSDTEDDCTTFLPDMTHQLFGDQESIFGYKDLVVEMFYSAARLSTYVNMKYSDKVTPQRFDGIQPDNVMGTLNRKLPPGYITNKDMFLASLEKDASFKPYGEMMHSYKVIKDNQEKNFEIYKTDITAPGFREYHELLQTFILFFIDAASYIDVDDDRWMFYLLFEKYKVDGNPAYAIAGYMTVYNYYAYPEKVRPRISQVLVLPPFQKQGHGGHLIQTFYNDCYTRSEVMDITVEDPSENFQRLRDFIDARNCMRLTSYETSKLKDGFTEDMAKEAREKLKLNKRQSRRIYEILRLKATDTSNKDMYRAYRLDIKRRLNAPFQKKGRDFDKLEKVLRPDELSATLSCLSKEQRLAYLENSFQENLEMYQHVIERLNMAI